The region CTAAAATCGGCCGGTACCTCGTCTCCATAGGAAAAACAGCTGGAGCTggaacaaaagcaaaatgttaaacactgatgctttttttaaatggggCTCAGGGATTATCActcttcatctctttgttttACAGATATAATCTATAATATGACAGATTCTTTAATtatacttttttattttggatgaatcAGTGAGTGAATCTCGTctgattttgaaataaactggAAAATTGTGATGTGAGCGAAGATAAAACCAATTATCACTTAAAACCAGTTAACTGAGCATGTGGTCAGAGAATCAGAGAAAATGAGGAGCTTATTCAACCTACACATCCTCCCAGTGTTTTCTAACCACACGTTTGTCGGTGGTGGTTAATCAGATTAAAGGCTccacactgaaactgaacacGTGTGAAGAACATGAAGTTTATCTTGTATAAAGTCAAAAAGAGACATTCAGGAACCACAGGACAGAGTCCAGCACTTCACCTCTGTGTGGGTGGGACAAACCTTTCAACACTCAGGTATAAGAACCTGTAACAGCCAGTTAGTGCTGCGAGTGAAAAACTCAGAGGCATGCAGTGAAAACGATGGGACACTCACGTTTGACCTTCCACATGTCGTCAGTGCgatggcagacacacacacacacacacggtcgtCAGCACAACAAAGGCTCTAAGAATAGTGGTGCTGGTCCAGAGCAGCTCGTCCTGCAGGGCTCCAGTTACAGTCCAAACAATGTCAGCCTGTATATTTAtaactgcactgctgctgtgtgtgtgtctgtgtgagagagtgagcgTTCATGCTCTCATCCATCAGTGCAATGTGTGACATCATGTTCTCCTCTGAAATTTAAAGCTGGCTAAGCATTTAAACATTCGTTCATTTGATCATGATGTGGGACACATTACTGCACGTGTGTtatttcagagagagagaacaaaaacttTATCTGTGATTTCACTGAGGCGAGGGCAGTTTGTGAGTCAGGCCTCTTTAAACACAAATCAAACTTAGAAAAAGACTGAGATACATTTGTTATATGTTTCGTTCAGTGTAAACCTAAAAAGCACAATAGAGTAGGAAGGCTGCAGGAAGGTGAAACAAATACTAGTAAATATATGGGaaaggtttggtttggtttggtttaggaATAAAAAGAACTTGGTTAGGGTTAGCATTAGTTAGGGTTAGCATTGGTTAGAGTTAGCATTGGTTAGAGTTAGCATTGGTTAGAGTTAGCACTGGTTAGAGTTAGCATTGGTTAGGGTAGGATCACCGGTTGAGTTAAAATTAGCACTTTGCTAAAGTAAGAGGAGCCTCATCATCCATAAAAAACTCGTGGCTCAGAGCGATCGTGGTCAAACAAACGGTGGCCTCCTGCATTTAAGTCCAGTGTTTTGTCACCTGACATCTTCCTCTGCTCCAGTCATGATGATAGCGGCTGATAGAGGGCGCTGTCACTCAACCATAAACACGTCGCTTTGGGACATTTTGCTGAAAAGACTGATGCTGTCTCATTTCTATGCTTCTGAACTTAAAACGGTGTCAGTGGAACTCACACTGCACTGATCGCGTCTGTCACTTCTCCTcgtctgtttcttttttgcatGAATGGCTCTGAATGTTCTTGTATTATATAAAGATAAAGGCGCCGTGCCACAGAGTGTTTGGCTTATCACCCAAAATTCAAACTGCACAAGTTCAGATATGTCCAAAGCTACTTTACATTTTCAGCCTGTTCAGATTATCGCCACGTTATGGCTCCACACACAGTGTCCACCTCTAGAAGTTATACTAGTTACATAAAACCGAAACTCTGGGGCTTCCCCCAGACACAGACCTGAAAAATCCACCATGAACTACGTCATGAAAGGCTCATTTTTTagtgtctgtttgctgcaggaggTGGATCAAACCGAGAGAATATGTTCTCCAGGAACTCACCTGGTTAAAATAAACTTATCGAATGAACGACTGAAGTGTAAATTTGTCGTTGTTAAGTTCAGTGGATATTTTTGGCTTAAACTTTAAACACAGTTTTGAAAGTATCTGTATTTCTCTGATCACAAACACCTACAGAAATTAAACTCTGCTGATGTGTCGGTCTAAACTTTCAAACTCAGGCTTCACTGATAACATCTTTATCTTCTCTCACTCTTTATCTTCAGTTTTTGAATAAACTCAACAGAAAGAATTTGAATGTCCAAATAAGGGTATGGTGCCACTcagtctctccttcttctctatAAAAGTGTGTCTTCTGTCTGACTGtgctcactgcagcagcatctTCCCCCTGAACGCTCAGAATAAAACCAGAGACGTGGACAGCTTCAGAGCCTCCATCTGACAACTCTCTCTGCAGGTAAGACACACTTTGAAGAACGGATGGATTTTGGTAGAAAAACGACAGAGGAAAGGTTCAAACTGTTTAATTACAGGATGAATAaccaggaaacaggaaaatgatttttattctgGGGTCAGAAGGAAAAACATGTTCTCTATAACATGAGAATGAATAGAaatacacagtgatgcagcgTCGCAACACAACAACTTCAGACTGTTGAAAACATCACAggtgtgaatgtttgtttttcagggcATTTTGTGTAAAGACTTTTCAAAGACCTTGTAAGAGTTTAGCTTTGTTtcagagatccagctgtgttcTGCTATTTATTAGGCGTTTATGTGTTgttaaacttttttaaaaagctgttatcaatgtattttatatgtattttgtagttttatgtgtattttcacTTTGTGCCCTCTGCTCTCAGTTCTTGTTATTTGTCATTTACTATTTTGCTATTGcactttttctcttcctcttttttacTTTCTGCAGTAACTTACATAGGGAACCACTTTACtcatcattttgtgtgtgtgtgttttctgttctaGTGTTCTGGGACAAACAGACTTTGGAGGAAACAACGATGAAGGTGAGATCTCACATTGTGAGCATTTCGAACATGTTTGGAGTGTGTTCAGttcatcagtgttttccttAAAGTGAACAAAGCTAATGTAACAGACTCATAAAGCTTCTCTCTGTTTGGCTAAATATgtagatttatttgttttcgTCCCCTATGACCCTGTTTACCCTGTCATCTGATGGTGTGCTCTGATATTTAACTTTGTACAGACAGCACACCTGTGGTGGATCACTGGGACGCTGGCCTTCCTTCTGCCTGCTCCAAGTTTGGCTGACGTGGACCAGAACAAGTTGGCAAAACTTGTACAAGACATACTGGGAATCCAACGAGAGTGAGTCAGCGTCCTCCACAGAGTCTGAAAAATAATGTTGTGACAGTTTCTGGTTTTAATAAGTTTTTATGTTGTGTACAGCCAGAAGAGCAGGAGGTGAGCTATGTGAAGGCTTTACACGGCCTGACACATGATTATAGGGGGAGTCAGTGAATGGTGCCTCACCTTTTACATTCAGCTGGGACGTTGTTTTAACTGATGTTATCACTGCGACAGTGATCCGTTGTGTTAACAACTGTATTTAGCTTTTTGGCTGAGGATGATCATCAACTcttatttttatatgttatcaatgtattttgtatgtattttgtagttttatgtgtattttcacTTTGTGCCCTCTGCTCTCAGTTCTTGTTATTTTCAAGAAATTTTTGTCATTTACTATTTTGCTATTGcactttttctcttcctcttttttactttttgcagTAACGTACACAGGGAACCACTTTACtcatcattttgtgtgtgtgtgtgtgtgtgttttgacaggcACGACATACATGGTATGTACAGTGTGGCTGTAAGTATTCCAAAGGACTCGTACGACCTGAAGAACGTGGAGAAACCGACAAAAGAACAAGGAAAAGATATTAACAATGGGGTCGTGTTCCGCAGCAAGAGACTAGTTATtgccacaaaaataaaagatgaaccTGAACATGCAGAGTTGAGAGTTCTGAACGGTTTAAAACTTGAAAGCGGTGAAGGTGATTTGTTGGTCATCTTCTCTTACGCCTCTGCATGTCCCGAAAATTGTGCAAACCCAAAAAGTAAGTTCAATATCATTGACAAGATTAAAGATGTCATTAAAAACGGGAAATGGGGGGATCGTGTGTTCGTGTTTGAAAAAGTATTTCGGCCTGGTGGAGAAGAAATTAAGGAAGATGAATTAAAAACAGCTCTCAGAAATCTTTCGAGAGACATTGGTCTGAAAAACATATTTCGCTGTTACCATTCACAAGTTAAAAAGAATTTCCTTTGCACCAGCTGCTCCAGTGGTGGAGATGTTACAAAAGAATGTGTTGATTACGATGCAtaaacttcttcctctcacAACAAAGAGCTGAGGTCAATGAGGATTATGTAAACTATTCAATGCAAGCTGAACTCTCCTGTGTGTCTCTCCACTGATCCACTTCCTGCCTTTGAGTACTTGTTAAATCTAACTAATGAGTAATGATGCAGAAGCTCAGAAGCATATGAAAAGACTTCAGACATCTTGAAAATGTCCACTGCTCCAAAACATGGTCTAACATCAGAGATCCCCACGTAAACACGGTGCCATGTGATGGTTTGTGCTGAGGTTCTGCTTCTTATGAAACAGACACGTCTGAGTGAAGatgaattattattttgaaatttgtgAGAACTGGGTCTCAGAACAACAACCTCACAGTGGTGCACACAGTTTGCTCTGTGCCATCGACCGTCGCCtcctgttttcatttgcagttctgaatttaaaacaaactcTCTGAATAGAAAATGTGTGTAATTTGATGACaccattgatttttttctgttctttaacAACGATGATTCATCATAACCAATAtacaataaaagaaacatgGAGTGAATATGGTGAGTGAATATGTAACTGGATCAGTTCAAACTCGACAGCAGTGGAAATATTTGTTGGTCATCTGCTCCGAAGCTTCTTTGTCATTAATAAAcaaaaaggtaaaagaaaacTAATTTAACTTTCTGTCTTTAATAACTGTTTTCATTGTGACGTGACTTTTCCATGCCATGTTAAAATAAACACGGAGCACAGGAAGTAAACTGAAGAGGCGTGGCAGAGCCCagaaatgcattatgtcagtgagtgtcctcataactatagcAAGTCAAGAATGTGTATGAGCACGATAATAAACTCCAGGTctgggaggagaagaagaagaagtgaaactTATCTACAAAGGAAAAACCTCGACTCCGTGACTGACGGTCCACAGCGGCACCTGCAGCGACAGGTACCTGAACCTGTCAGTACCTGTCATGTTTAGTTGTTCTTTAAACAGATATTTGAGATCAAAGTCACAGTCATGTTAACTTTATGTTAACTTTAATTCATATGTTAACTTTAGACTCATGTGTTCATATGTTTGGGTCATTCATCAGCACTGAGGGAAGAATTAAGGTTTTTAACCAACTAACTTTTTTAGGAGCTTTGCTGGAACTTTTTTGTTGAACTCTGATTTGGATTTATGTGGTGAACTGGACTGAGTTTGACTTGTGATCAGCTCTGCGTAACTTTTGAGCTCTTTCTGGTTTGGTTAAACTCCTTTGGTTCCTTCTTTGGCTGGTTCTGTAATTCCTGGGTTTGTAATcatgttactgttgtttttggATCTTgagtttttttatatttctggtTTTAGATGGAAATCCTGCTCTTGGTTTTTGTTAGTTGTTCCTGCCTTTTTGACTGTCTGCCTGCTGTAATGTGATTCACCTGTTGTCCGTTACCTCTGTCTacctctgtctgtgtccccGCCCCCATGTCCTGTGGTCTCTGTTCCTGTCCTGGAGTCTGTGTTAGACAGTTGTCCAACCCGTTTCTCTGCCTGTTACCTCCTGGATTTGTCTTCTGTTTCCCTTTGGATTTCCTCTGTTGCTTTGTTCACCCACAGGTATTCTCAGGTTCTGCTTTttagttgttttagttttgtttcctggcctcaGACTCTGTGCCAGTGACTTTGAGTTTAATTATCACATTATCAGTATCCGTCCATCTTgtatgtgtgcacttgtgtCCTCTCCCTCGTGTCTAGCTTACAGCAGttacaacacaacactgaggCTTTTGTGAAGGTTGGCAAAGTGCTGTATGCGTTTGTGGTCGACTTCATGTACCTGAACTAAATCCTTTATAGTCAAAGTTTACTGGTTGTCTCAGATTCAAGTTTAGTCATTTTTGTTAAAGTGGAGCACCCCGGTGGTTTGAGGTGACTGTGCTGGCACTTCCTGCGGTGTGAGTCTTggcagctcctgcagctcaAACAGACGAGTAGCAACGCGTCAggtttactttcatttcagttccaTTGAAAGTGGGAAAGCAGGGAAATGCAGGAGGAAGCTCTGTGATATAAATGTGCAGTGTTTATTCTTTCCTCTGAAGTCAGGAGCTGGGTGAAGGAGTGCAGAATGGGAAACCTTATTGGGACCAACCGGGCTGTGGATCCAGCTTCAGGACAGTCTGGTAAGACCGTGGCTTTTCCTTCTTCATGAAGTAGAAGTGTTTATGGGAACTCCGACTTCAAAACAaccagtaacaaaaaaaaaaaaagctgtttctgctgctgaagccAAGATTGTTCAGACTATGACTGTGAGCTGTAAGACAGCTGAGTCGACGGGTGAAGGGAAGTGACCAAAACTCAGCCTCTAAATATTCTGTCCTCAGACTCTGACATGGAATAAAATGCTCTGTTTGGAATAACGTTTTTCTTCTGTTAATGttaaacacagtgtttgtgtcgTCACACATCACAGTGTAAATGGTGTTAAACTGAGTTTTAAGGTGAactcagagacacagcagatgaatgtgaacTCAGACCCTGCACCTACATCACTCTGCACCACGACCACACCAGACTTACAGTTTCTACACTGTCTCTGACAACAACATTTGATCGGCCGAATAAGAATTTACTGTAATTTACTGTAGTATAAACAAATATTTATCAGATCATCATTGGGTTTGTTATTAGCAGCCTTCTCATTCAGGGCTGACTCAGCAGTGAgtttcctgtctgtggtttacCTAAAGCCTCTTCTTCAACAGCATCAACGCCCAGTTCGTCAGTCATTAACACAGATGCATCGTTAGATTAAAAAGCATTGACGAGCACTCGTGAGAAACTTCTGAAcataacaacaaacacattgaGTTTAACAAACGTATTTATTATGTCACTGTTAAACTTTTACTGAGCTTTATTGTTGCACTATTAagattattatatattttattatgcATTTATTAGCACTTATTAACAGTTAACTATGCACCTCCATCTGGAGTGAGCACTTCACATTGTCAAGGTTGTCAggtaaaatgtgaatttaaaaaaaacaacatataaatACGATATTTCAGGAGTGAAGCACAAAGACACTTCTTTTAAAACCACAAAGAGAAAGTTCTACAAAACACAGCCTCAAACAGGCCTTTGGAAAAAAAGCATGACAGAATTACTTCAACAAGAAGAAACAGCTATttcttcacagctgattcaTTCTTGATCAGTGTGATCAGTGATGTTTGACGGGCAGTCTGATAAATAATATGTGTGTTAGCACACAGCATAACCACTTCCTGCTGGGAGAGTCTTGGCAGCTTGCAGCTCGAAACGACGAAACAAAACGTCAGTTATAAAATGAATATAATATGGAGATAAACTGTGTTTTATAAAAGacatttattctgaaaatgCTCAAACATCACTGATCACATCAGCAATGAGGAAACAGTGCAgtgacagctgtttgttttttttgttgttgaaataatTCTGTCACTTTAAGGTCAGCTTATCGCTCCGGACACTCTGCCTGTGTTGTGTGATTACAGAAcgccttgttttttttcatgttaacaGGCCACAGCATCTGTGAGACACACGTCACAGTCATATCACCATCATATCAGCAGCATCACATAAAACTGGTACCTTTCGCTATAGTTTCAGTATCTAGCCTGGGCCCGGCTGGCAGTGCACCCAACCCTTACATCCTGTCCTGTGAGTGCTGGGCCCACGAGGCACCTCATGTAAGCCCCTCAGGCTGAGTCTACACAACACAACCCCCTTCCAGCCCTAGTTCCAGGGCTCTAGCCTCCCATTTATTGGCCTTAGGTGACCCCAGCAGGAGCCACTGTCCCCAACAACGCGGCTACCAGGGATATGGGGGTCACCTTCTTAGTTCTGTAGGTCAAGAAATGTCCAACCAATGTCAGGTCCATCTAAACAGAATCTCTGAACTGCTTGTACACAGGTCAGTTGTTGACAAAAGGAAACTGAGCTTTGGTTCCTGATCGTTATGTATCATATCTTCTCATTCAGTTATAACGCAGAGGGAAACTGGAAACATTACGGCCACCGCTCAGGATGGGAGTGTTGTCAGCATGCCTCAGTTTACTGGTGTTCGTGCAAAGAAGATAACTTTCAATATCAACAACACAAATGGTAAATGTTTCCTGTTGaattaaaaaatcaaattataCTGTTTAATTGTGTAACTGCCTAAAATTGAACTAAATGCATCTGATCAACTGTGTTTCTTATCTTTGTCATTCAGGCCTACGGACAGATGAGACTGTTGCTGTTCCTCCCAGAACCAAAGGTATCAAGCTTTTCAcaatcaaatgaaaagaaaaaacattgaGACAAGACTTATAACAATTTAAATGACAGATGGAAAAACTGAGCTGCTGTAAAACTTTTAACTGGTAGTGTTTACTTTTATTCACCTTTCAGAAAGAATCCAGAGGTGCCAAGCTGAACTAAAATCTTACCttcaaaatacaacaaagaatCTGTGTCAAGGAACAATGGAGGATGGATCGACTCCCTTAAACAAGATCTACACGGAGCtttacatcacagagggaggcagTGGGGAGGTTAATAATGAACACGAAGTGATCGAATCAGAATGTGACAGGGGCACAGGTGAGGAGAAGAAAATTCTCCTCAAAGACACTTTTGAACCTTTTTCAAACGAAGAGCAGCGTCCTCAGAGGGTCCTGACGAAGGGAATCGCTGGAATTGGAAAAACAGTCGCTGTGCAGAAATTCATTTATGACTGGGCACAAGAAAAAACCAACCAAACCATCCAGTTCATAGTTCCATTCACATTCAGAGACTTGAATTTGATCAAAGACAAGCGTTTCAGTCTCATGGACTTAATAGGTTACTATTTTAAGGAAATGAAGGATTTGGAAACATCAGACATCAGTTCCAGCattttgttcatctttgacggcctggaCGAAAGCAGATTCCCTCTGGACTTCAAGAACAATGAGCTATGCCGCAGTGTCAGTCAGGCTGCAACAGTCGACACACTACTAACCAATTTAATCGAAGGGAAACTGCTGCACCAAGCCTTGGTCTGGATCACAAGTAGACCAGCCGCAGCCAATAAGATTCCCCCCGAGTTCATCGACAGAGTGACTGAGGTACGAGGCTTTAATGATGAGCACAAGAAGGAGTACTTTCAGAAGACAATTGGTGACGAGGAGATGGCTCAGAAGATCTTCAGTCATCTTCAGTCAAAGCCTTTGAGAAGCCTgtacatcatgtgccacatgcCCTTGTTCTGTTGGATTTCAGCCACAGCTCTCCAGAGCCTCCTCACAGATACTCAGGAAAATGAGCTGCCCAAGACGCTGACtgaaatgtacacacacttcctgatcatccagacaaaGCGGAAACAGCAGAAGGATTATCAGGAAGgtgaaacagacaaagaagcGATCATGAAATTGGGAAAGCTGGCATTTGAACAGCTACAGAAGGGCAACATGATCTTCCACGAAGATGAACTGAACGAACGTCAGATTGATCtgaaacaagctgcagtttATTCAGGGGTTTGTACGCAGATCATCAGAAAAGAATGTGGCCTTCACAGACGGGAGAGTTACTCTTTTGTACATTTAAGTGTTCAGGAGTATCTTGCAGCTCTGTATGTGTTGGAGACCTTCATCAATAGAGGAGAGAGTCTGCTTCCCAGCCAGCGAAGCAAGAAAGCGGCGTCAGTGAAAGGAGAAATCGCCATCACTGTCCTCCACACAGATGTGATAAAGAAGGCTTTGGACAGTGATTATGGACAATGGGACTTGTTTCTGCGCTTCCTGCTCGGTCtgtcacaggaaaaaaatcagaaacttCTTCAGCGGCGGTTCGGATTTGAAGGAAAACGTCTGGAGGACAGCCAGAAGACAATTCAGTTCATTCACAACAAGATCAAGAGGCTGTCTTACACCGACCAGAGTATCAATCTGTTCCACTGCTTAAATGAGTTGGGTGACCAGTCTCTGGTAGACCAAGTCCAAAAGTACTATAGCTCAGGAGATGTTGGAAAAATTTCTCCTGCACATTGGTCAGCTTTGGCCTATGTGCTGCTCATCTCTAATGAAGACCTGACCGtctttgacctgaagaaatactacAGGTCAGATGAAGTTCTGGAGAGGCTGGTACCAGTGCTCAATGCATCAACGACAGCTTTGTAAGTGGTTTGCTATAAGAAATCCAACCACTCTGATGCTCTCAGGTTGTGTTTAAGTATTGAAGGATTAGAGGaaaatgtttccaaaaatgtcattttgtttttctctttaggtTAAGTGACTGTAACCTCACTGGCAGATGCTGCAATTATATTTCATCAGTCCTCAGCGTGAAGTCTTCTGGTCTTGAAGAGTTAGACCTGAGCAgaaatgacctgcaggattctgGAATGGACCTGCAGGACTCTGGAATGGACCTGCTCTCTGCCGGCCTAAAAAGTCCCAACTGCAAACTCCAAAGACTCAGGTAAGAAGACTGGTACGCTTCCTGGCAAAGTTCTAATACATGTAACTGTCTCTCACATGTAGTGATCATGTAAGCCTCCTGTCTTCCAAACACACTTAAGATGAATCCATTGTTTAGTGAAATCTCTGGTAGTCGTCTTCTGCAGAGTCAGTTTCATCTCTGTACGTCCGGTAAAGAGAGAGATTCGGCATGTTTAGCTTACCTTAGcataaaagacagacagacagacagacagacagacagaccatcATTCAGTCACTTTACCAAAATGTACTTATAACTTACTCCCATTAAATATAGACCAGTGTTTTCACCCATGTtatattcatctttttttaaggCTGAATTACTGCAACctgtcagagagaagctgtgaagctctggcCTCAGTCCTCAGCTCTCAGTCCTGTTCTCTGAGAGAGCTGGATCTGAGAAACAATGACCTgaaggattcaggggtgaagttgctgtctgctggactgcaGAGTCTGCACTGTGCACTGGAAACTCTCAGGTCAGGAGAGATTTGTTCTGTTAGTTACtatttaaatgctgctttaCAGAAGACGGAACATCTGAGTAGATATGAAAATCTGTAGGATTTCACCCTTAAGATTACTCTTGAATGCGTGTTGCCAATGTAGTCCCATCATTGTTGATAGTACTTGAACTTGCCACTTTTcgtttttcattttccatgatTCTTAATTGATTCTCAGATTCCAGAGATAGATTTCATTAttaaaattaacaaaaacaaaaaacgttgacaacaaaaaaagacagaaccCAACCATGAGGGCACAGTCCAGGATACCGACAGTGCAGAACACACAGAGTTATCTTCTATAAAATATGTAGGCCTTTGGGTGGACTTTGGATTTATAAACTTGAAAACAAGCTTTGTAAGATGGTACTTTATTAATATCTTACTGTCACCCAAAGCAGAGTACCAAATTTGCATCACGACTGAATCACGAAACTAAACTTCAGCCAACTCTGTTCAGGTGAAGAAAATAAGTCACTTCAcaatatgttttatttcaaaagacCTGCATCTATATATCATTGTTAATAGTTTCTCTTTTATTAATATTAAGTGGAGAGAGTGTTTTCCCCTGCTGGAGACACTGATGATGTTAGTAGtacaacactgtgtttgtacggctacagtgtgtgtctgtgtgtgtctccaggttGTCGGGCTGTCAGGTCACAGAGGCAGgttgtgcttctctggcctcagctttgagctccaacccctctcatctgagagagctggacctgggCTACAaccatccaggagactcaggggtgaagctgctgtctgctggactgaaggatacACACTGCGGACTGGACACTCTCAGGTATGAACAGAATcacatctttttctctgtctcgcTGACAACCTGGGGACTGTCCACAGTCTGTGCCAGCAGCACTGCTGTTTTCCTCACAGGCTCAAACCCGTAACTGCTGCCAATATTCAGTACTGAATTAAAGGTGCAGTGTGTGGATCCCTTTGTATGTAGTTGCTTTGTGAGTGTATTGTGTACTTCATGGAGGTAATTTTGAATTTTATCAGTATGAATTTGTCAACTTATGAAGAGTGAGCTATAGTTGCCACGTTTGTCATTTAGAAGCATTTTCTTATGTCATTCTGTCacttctgttttcagacatatatatatataaaagtcGTAAGAAATTAATGTTGTCATATATGTACCACAGAGATTAATATTCACATATGTAATAAAGATATTAATGTTTTACAAAGCtgctgtgcatgtttttttaaagactgaaTGGCTGCAACctgtcagagagaagctgtgaagcccTGGCCTCAGTCCTCAGCTCTCAGTCCTGTTCTCTGAGAGAGCTGGATCTGAGAAACAATGACCTGAaagattcaggggtgaagctgctgtctgctggactgcaGAGTCCACACTGTGAACTGCAAACTCTCAGGTCAGGAGAGATTCGTTCTGTTGATGTTAACATCTGTATTTGCATCATTGTAGATTACGAGATTTAGTCCCAGAGAACTGGCTTTACTTTACCAAAGGAAAaggattttctttcattctgccTTCATTTTTGGGTATGGGAGTAATGGAACATTAGAATTCAGTTCAAATGCATAGTGTTAGAGTAGAACTCATCACTGCCCCTGTGGATCCAGTGAAGTCTCCTGGTTTATTATTCCACTTCAAGCACAAAAACCAAAAAGCAGATCATTAAATGACAATTACACTTTCTGTTGGTATGGcagtattattttttaataattaaatcaTTTCTTAAAACACTTGTTAACTTGcaataatttgtgtgtgtgtgtgtccgtctgtcCATTCGTCTGTCCCACTCCCCGCTCCAGGTTGTCGGGTTGTCAGGTCACAGAGGCAGGTTGGGCTTTTCTGGCTTCAGCTCTGAgatccaacccctcccatctgagagagctggacctgagctacaaccatccaggagactcaggggTGATGCTGCTGTCCACTGGACTGGAGGATCCGCACTTCGGACTGGACACTCTC is a window of Toxotes jaculatrix isolate fToxJac2 chromosome 4, fToxJac2.pri, whole genome shotgun sequence DNA encoding:
- the LOC121180184 gene encoding NACHT, LRR and PYD domains-containing protein 3-like isoform X3 gives rise to the protein MGNLIGTNRAVDPASGQSGHSICETHVTVISPSYQQHHIKLVPFAIVSVSSLGPAGSAPNPYILSFITQRETGNITATAQDGSVVSMPQFTGVRAKKITFNINNTNGLRTDETVAVPPRTKERIQRCQAELKSYLQNTTKNLCQGTMEDGSTPLNKIYTELYITEGGSGEVNNEHEVIESECDRGTGEEKKILLKDTFEPFSNEEQRPQRVLTKGIAGIGKTVAVQKFIYDWAQEKTNQTIQFIVPFTFRDLNLIKDKRFSLMDLIGYYFKEMKDLETSDISSSILFIFDGLDESRFPLDFKNNELCRSVSQAATVDTLLTNLIEGKLLHQALVWITSRPAAANKIPPEFIDRVTEVRGFNDEHKKEYFQKTIGDEEMAQKIFSHLQSKPLRSLYIMCHMPLFCWISATALQSLLTDTQENELPKTLTEMYTHFLIIQTKRKQQKDYQEGETDKEAIMKLGKLAFEQLQKGNMIFHEDELNERQIDLKQAAVYSGVCTQIIRKECGLHRRESYSFVHLSVQEYLAALYVLETFINRGESLLPSQRSKKAASVKGEIAITVLHTDVIKKALDSDYGQWDLFLRFLLGLSQEKNQKLLQRRFGFEGKRLEDSQKTIQFIHNKIKRLSYTDQSINLFHCLNELGDQSLVDQVQKYYSSGDVGKISPAHWSALAYVLLISNEDLTVFDLKKYYRSDEVLERLVPVLNASTTALLSDCNLTGRCCNYISSVLSVKSSGLEELDLSRNDLQDSGMDLQDSGMDLLSAGLKSPNCKLQRLRLNYCNLSERSCEALASVLSSQSCSLRELDLRNNDLKDSGVKLLSAGLQSLHCALETLRLSGCQVTEAGWAFLASALRSNPSHLRELDLSYNHPGDSGVMLLSTGLEDPHFGLDTLRVEHGGEQRLRPGLRKYACELTLDRNSAHRNLMLSVDNRKVAPVRQKQPCLYHPQRFEHWHQLLCVCNGLTGHGYWEVEWEGKVNIAVTYGGIKRKGRRFDSKFGETDQSWILSCSDKDCFVLHNKKTRVLPPSSVSHRVAVSVDCPAGTLSFYSVSSDSLTHLHTFHTEFTEPLYPGFWLGPDSSVSLC
- the LOC121180184 gene encoding NACHT, LRR and PYD domains-containing protein 12-like isoform X2, whose protein sequence is MGNLIGTNRAVDPASGQSGHSICETHVTVISPSYQQHHIKLVPFAIVSVSSLGPAGSAPNPYILSFITQRETGNITATAQDGSVVSMPQFTGVRAKKITFNINNTNGLRTDETVAVPPRTKERIQRCQAELKSYLQNTTKNLCQGTMEDGSTPLNKIYTELYITEGGSGEVNNEHEVIESECDRGTGEEKKILLKDTFEPFSNEEQRPQRVLTKGIAGIGKTVAVQKFIYDWAQEKTNQTIQFIVPFTFRDLNLIKDKRFSLMDLIGYYFKEMKDLETSDISSSILFIFDGLDESRFPLDFKNNELCRSVSQAATVDTLLTNLIEGKLLHQALVWITSRPAAANKIPPEFIDRVTEVRGFNDEHKKEYFQKTIGDEEMAQKIFSHLQSKPLRSLYIMCHMPLFCWISATALQSLLTDTQENELPKTLTEMYTHFLIIQTKRKQQKDYQEGETDKEAIMKLGKLAFEQLQKGNMIFHEDELNERQIDLKQAAVYSGVCTQIIRKECGLHRRESYSFVHLSVQEYLAALYVLETFINRGESLLPSQRSKKAASVKGEIAITVLHTDVIKKALDSDYGQWDLFLRFLLGLSQEKNQKLLQRRFGFEGKRLEDSQKTIQFIHNKIKRLSYTDQSINLFHCLNELGDQSLVDQVQKYYSSGDVGKISPAHWSALAYVLLISNEDLTVFDLKKYYRSDEVLERLVPVLNASTTALLSDCNLTGRCCNYISSVLSVKSSGLEELDLSRNDLQDSGMDLQDSGMDLLSAGLKSPNCKLQRLRLNYCNLSERSCEALASVLSSQSCSLRELDLRNNDLKDSGVKLLSAGLQSLHCALETLRLNGCNLSERSCEALASVLSSQSCSLRELDLRNNDLKDSGVKLLSAGLQSPHCELQTLRLSGCQVTEAGWAFLASALRSNPSHLRELDLSYNHPGDSGVMLLSTGLEDPHFGLDTLRVEHGGEQRLRPGLRKYACELTLDRNSAHRNLMLSVDNRKVAPVRQKQPCLYHPQRFEHWHQLLCVCNGLTGHGYWEVEWEGKVNIAVTYGGIKRKGRRFDSKFGETDQSWILSCSDKDCFVLHNKKTRVLPPSSVSHRVAVSVDCPAGTLSFYSVSSDSLTHLHTFHTEFTEPLYPGFWLGPDSSVSLC